The Plasmodium reichenowi strain SY57 chromosome Unknown, whole genome shotgun sequence region CCATATAAAAGATTATCAAACTGGTGGTAAGCAAGGAACAGATGagaaaaatgaatataataacacAAAAGACTCAAGCCTAACATATGGAAAAGATAAGGATGAAGAATTTACCACTGAAAGCtcaaatattaattatacgccacatatagaaaaaaacaatCTTTCATTGAAAActgataaaatatataaaccACATGTGGTGGAGgaaa contains the following coding sequences:
- a CDS encoding TRAP-like protein, which gives rise to HIKDYQTGGKQGTDEKNEYNNTKDSSLTYGKDKDEEFTTESSNINYTPHIEKNNLSLKTDKIYKPHVVEEINEEDKLSKEKTERISNNEEIIRKYEQENHKINEHEEEEPEKKIKYKNLNIEPQVG